A window of Nitrososphaerales archaeon genomic DNA:
AATTATAAAGTTAAATAAATCTAAAATCTAATAAAGGTTCTCTACCAATATATAGTTGGTGAGCAATTGAGCGAGGAGTATGGGAAGTCTACAGTCTTAATTGTATGGCTCGTAGTTGTGATACTACTCATCGCCATCATGTCTACACTGACCTCCATATCCATTTCTCACTGGGTCGGAATGACGGTGATAATACTGCTCGTTATACTTGGCTTTGTAGTGCCAAAAGTGAAAGCATCCAGCAAATAACTTTTTACTTTTTTAATTTTTTATGATGTTTTTTATGATGCCGACGAAAAGATCTCTAACCCCTCCCCATCAACTTTTATTCTAAATTTAGAATGATCGAATCGAACCGTATGATTCTAAAAATGCTCATTCCTCTAGGGATCTTACTATTAAGGTATCTGTTAGTAGGCCCATCTTGATAATGGGGATGGTGGGATTTGAACCCGCTACTAGCTTAAGTATCCCACAAAAACCCTTCTTTATTTTTTAGCATTTTTAAGTCTAAAATCTGAATTTATCGCTATTTATCAAAGAATAAGCTTAAATGTCGGAAGAGGTTGTTGTTATCTCAAGGACAGTTCATGGACTTCGTTAAAGTGAAAGCCAGAGTATGGAATGTCGAGAATCCAGGAAATGTCAGAGAAGTTACTCTTCTAGCCGATACAGGCGCCATCTATACCGTTCTGCCAGAATCTCTTTTAAAATCTTTGGGCATTAGGAGTATGGGAAGGAGAAGGTTCAGGCTGGCTAATAATCAAGTCCTTGAAAAGGAGATAGGCATTATAGGCATAGAAGTCAATGATATAAAGGCGCACTCTATAGCGGTATTCGGCGACGAAAATGTGTATCTTCTGGGAATTGTAACACTCGAAGAATTAGGATTAGAAGTTGACCCAATAAAGGGTGAGCTAAAGCCACTCGAATTACTATTAATGTAAACCGGGTTAATGTGGCGATCGCTATATATAGATACCGCTAAATATGGCAATAGTTTAGTGAGTAATATTTTGCTTCAACTTGCATCTAAATATCTACAATACGTTGTGGATGAAATCTTACGGATAGATTATTCAGAACGAGGTTGCCAAGAGACTAGAAATAGCTGATAGCAACAGTTTCTCACATGTTAGCAACTTTAATGAAGTTAATTATCTAGGGTCGAAAGTTCTGAAGTGTAAGCGGTTAAAAGAAGTAGGCTCAAGAATGGTGGGGCCGGTGGGATTTGAACCCACGACCGCCAGCGCCCCAGGCTTTTACAGATCTGCTCTTTGGTATCCTAGGCCATGCTAGACGACGGCCCCTCATACTTAAAATCACATACCAAGTTTTTAAATCATTCTAATAATTCTAATAGACGATATCTTCAGAATTTTACAGAAAACCGGTGAAAACTTTGATGGTGTTTACAACGATTTACAGAACCCTGAGGATTTGGCAATTTAAATCTTTCAAACGTAGGACTTAGCGATTTGTAAAACCTTTAACGATATCTTTTATCTCATCGGGCCTCTTTAAAACTACTATCCCTTTCATCGATCTTAACTTGTTAACATTCTCTACATCGACTTCTCTCATAATCAACTTTAATTTTTCACCAGAAGGGAGTGTGGTGATTATACTCCCTGATTCTTGATCCGTCGGTAAGATGTATACATTCATGCCGCCCTTTTGAGCCAAAGCTACCGTATTCGTTATCAAAGTATCTGCTATTCCATAGACGATCTTCGCTACAGTATTTGCACTCGCTGGAGCGATCAATAAAAGGTCATACTTGCCGGTCTGTAATGCGCCAGCTATGAATGGTGAATTGGCATCCCGCTCTATCAACACTCTCGGTGAGATGCTCTCCAGATCGTTCCACACCTTATACCACTTTACAACCATAACGGCTGCTTTCGATAAGAATATGGTAACTTTTACATTCTCCTCTTTTACAATCTCTTTCATCACATTTACCGTTTCAGATAAGAAATGTCCCGAGCCCGTTATCCCCCAGGCGATCCTTATCGTCAAGATTTTACCACAATGAATCGAATCCTATCCTTATATATCTCTGTTACGCCGTTAAACCCGTTAAATGTTAATACAGTAAAGTAACAAATCGATAGAAGTTTCAGAATGATTATATATATGCTCCCTAACAAAATTTAATTAACTACTCCTACATAGAAGTGGTGGGAATGGATAAAAAGACCGATGTATATTTGGGCAAGGCTCATAAGTATGGTGACAATATCGATACAGATATCATCATCCCTGGCCACTATTTAAAAGAGTTGGATCCAAAGAAGCTCGCTGCACATGCGATGGAGGGTATCGATCCAGATTTTATCAAGAAGGTGAAAGATGGTGATTTCATTGTGGCTGGGAAGAATTTTGGCTGCGGCTCGAGCAGGGAGCATGCCCCATTGGCTTTAAAGTATGCAGGTATTAGAGCGGTCCTAGCCCTCTCATTCGCAAGAATCTTCTATAGGAATGCGGTAGATGGTGGATATCTTCTTCCCATAGAGATCTACGAAGATACCTATCGAAGGATCGATGATGGGGATATGCTAGAGATCGATCTGAATAAAAATGAAGTGAGAAATTTGAGTAAGGGTGAAGTGTACAGGATCAAACCATTTCCAGAAATTGTAAAGAAGATTATAGATGCTGGTGGTTTATTCGCATATAAACTTAGTGAATAGATAGAAATATCTTCAAATATAGAAGGTTAAGTCATCTTCAACCTCGTTATATCGGATGATCTTTTTATTTCACAAACAATAAACAATTAATAAAAAATTTAGTGGAAGATTTTTATTTAGCTATTATCAACTATTGATGGTGAACGATCATCAGCAATGTTAGCATGGGAAATAAAAGAAATTTTACCATCGA
This region includes:
- a CDS encoding retroviral-like aspartic protease family protein; translation: MLLSQGQFMDFVKVKARVWNVENPGNVREVTLLADTGAIYTVLPESLLKSLGIRSMGRRRFRLANNQVLEKEIGIIGIEVNDIKAHSIAVFGDENVYLLGIVTLEELGLEVDPIKGELKPLELLLM
- the afpA gene encoding archaeoflavoprotein AfpA codes for the protein MTIRIAWGITGSGHFLSETVNVMKEIVKEENVKVTIFLSKAAVMVVKWYKVWNDLESISPRVLIERDANSPFIAGALQTGKYDLLLIAPASANTVAKIVYGIADTLITNTVALAQKGGMNVYILPTDQESGSIITTLPSGEKLKLIMREVDVENVNKLRSMKGIVVLKRPDEIKDIVKGFTNR
- a CDS encoding 3-isopropylmalate dehydratase small subunit, which translates into the protein MDKKTDVYLGKAHKYGDNIDTDIIIPGHYLKELDPKKLAAHAMEGIDPDFIKKVKDGDFIVAGKNFGCGSSREHAPLALKYAGIRAVLALSFARIFYRNAVDGGYLLPIEIYEDTYRRIDDGDMLEIDLNKNEVRNLSKGEVYRIKPFPEIVKKIIDAGGLFAYKLSE